A genomic window from Sphingobacterium spiritivorum includes:
- a CDS encoding DUF2911 domain-containing protein — protein sequence MKKSILTLLVASALAFGAQAQLKIPQPSSATEVTQAIGIHNVVLKYSRPNTNGRTIFGDLVPYGQVWRTGANTVSTLTFEEEVTVQGTKVPAGTYGIFTIPNKNEWTIILSKNSKQWGAYTYKQEEDLVRFNVKPTTLANKVETFTISFDQVTTTSGVVSIAWDKVSVQFNIKVDQSKEILASIDQAMQGEKKPYFQAALYYFNNNLDIKKAVEWVNIADQGNTEAPWIKYWKSQILLKSGDKKGAAETAQQGIDMAKAGKNDEYIKLNTQALNNAKK from the coding sequence ATGAAAAAGTCAATTTTAACATTATTAGTTGCTTCAGCTTTAGCCTTCGGAGCTCAGGCGCAACTGAAAATACCTCAGCCTAGCAGCGCTACTGAAGTAACACAGGCGATCGGGATTCACAATGTAGTATTGAAATATAGCCGACCTAATACAAACGGACGTACTATTTTCGGTGATCTTGTACCTTACGGACAAGTGTGGCGTACCGGTGCCAATACCGTGTCAACACTGACATTTGAAGAAGAAGTCACTGTTCAGGGAACAAAAGTTCCTGCCGGTACTTATGGGATTTTCACTATCCCTAACAAAAATGAATGGACAATTATTCTGAGCAAGAACAGCAAGCAATGGGGAGCGTATACGTATAAACAAGAAGAGGATCTTGTGCGTTTCAATGTAAAACCAACTACATTAGCGAATAAAGTAGAAACGTTCACCATCAGTTTTGATCAGGTAACGACGACATCCGGTGTCGTGAGCATCGCATGGGATAAAGTCTCGGTACAATTCAACATCAAGGTAGACCAGTCAAAAGAAATTTTAGCTTCTATTGATCAGGCTATGCAAGGTGAGAAGAAACCTTATTTTCAAGCAGCATTATACTATTTCAACAACAATCTGGATATCAAAAAAGCTGTTGAATGGGTAAATATTGCAGATCAGGGAAACACAGAAGCTCCATGGATTAAATACTGGAAGTCACAGATTCTGTTAAAATCCGGAGATAAAAAGGGTGCTGCAGAGACTGCTCAACAAGGTATTGACATGGCTAAAGCGGGTAAAAATGATGAATATATCAAATTAAACACGCAGGCTTTGAATAACGCCAAAAAATAA
- a CDS encoding DUF4091 domain-containing protein, with amino-acid sequence MSIKPFLTGLTLFCSTLLFGQIGHESADPKPGSSANWKTVSPDINLSFSSTNFSHSKTTPPLQQVLKTSWSQKAWKGEKVGIQAVLWSSKDFQDIELSATDLTSDPKNTINADHISISYVSYVMSDLIGNLKSGCGISGKLDSILVADRIENEQHFRYDKNTTRPIWISLDIPQHTKAGIYKGKVIAKSGNKAQEINYSIEVLDHTLPTSDQWQFHLDLWQNPFSTARYYNVEPFSDKHLEILKPYMQKLASAGQKSITASIIHDPWNGQTYDKYQTMIKWIKTKDGNWKYDYSNFDKWVRFMTDLGMGKFINCYSMIPWDPKFYYEDEATGKTTFLKAAPTSEEYKKHWLPMLKDFARHLKETGNFDRTTIAMDERPMDQMQSAIAIIKEADPSFKISLAGTYHKELSDDLADYCITLKEDMDKEVLESRKAKGLTTTYYTCCTEPFPNTFTSSGYSEATWLPWNSVQRGFDGYLRWAFDCWNKNPNLDTRFGTWLAGDAWFIYPDVKTSIRFEKLIEGVQDAEKIRIIREKLKKEGKTAELNKLESVIQEFNNKNIHQNTIHDQVIKAREYLNSL; translated from the coding sequence ATGAGCATTAAACCCTTTTTAACAGGTCTAACCCTGTTTTGTTCCACCTTGTTGTTCGGGCAGATCGGACATGAGTCTGCTGATCCGAAGCCCGGTAGTTCTGCTAATTGGAAAACCGTTAGCCCCGACATTAATCTTTCCTTTTCATCTACCAATTTTAGTCATTCCAAAACCACTCCTCCTCTGCAGCAGGTATTGAAGACATCCTGGTCTCAGAAAGCCTGGAAAGGTGAAAAAGTCGGAATACAAGCTGTGTTATGGTCTTCAAAAGATTTTCAGGATATCGAACTTTCTGCAACAGACCTTACATCTGATCCTAAAAACACTATAAACGCAGATCATATCTCCATCAGTTATGTGAGCTATGTGATGTCGGATCTTATCGGAAATCTCAAATCAGGTTGTGGTATCAGCGGAAAACTGGATTCTATCTTAGTGGCTGACCGTATTGAAAATGAACAGCACTTCCGGTATGATAAAAACACAACCCGACCGATATGGATATCTCTGGATATTCCGCAGCATACCAAAGCTGGCATCTATAAAGGTAAGGTGATCGCAAAAAGTGGTAATAAAGCTCAGGAAATCAATTACAGTATAGAGGTTCTGGATCATACACTACCCACCAGTGACCAGTGGCAGTTTCATCTTGATCTCTGGCAGAATCCGTTCTCTACCGCACGTTATTACAACGTAGAGCCTTTTTCGGATAAACACCTGGAGATATTAAAGCCCTACATGCAGAAGTTAGCCAGTGCCGGACAAAAGAGTATTACCGCCAGTATTATTCATGATCCCTGGAACGGTCAGACGTATGATAAATATCAGACGATGATCAAATGGATTAAAACGAAAGATGGCAACTGGAAATACGACTACAGCAACTTTGATAAATGGGTCAGATTCATGACCGATCTGGGCATGGGTAAGTTCATTAATTGCTACAGCATGATTCCCTGGGATCCAAAATTCTACTATGAAGATGAGGCTACGGGAAAGACTACTTTCTTAAAGGCAGCCCCCACATCTGAAGAGTATAAAAAACACTGGCTTCCTATGCTGAAGGATTTTGCACGCCATTTAAAAGAGACCGGTAATTTTGATCGTACTACTATTGCGATGGACGAAAGGCCTATGGATCAGATGCAAAGTGCCATTGCCATTATTAAAGAAGCTGATCCTTCTTTCAAAATCTCGCTGGCGGGAACATACCATAAAGAATTGTCAGACGATCTGGCAGATTATTGTATTACGCTGAAGGAAGACATGGATAAAGAAGTATTGGAAAGCAGAAAAGCAAAAGGGCTTACTACTACTTACTACACCTGCTGTACCGAACCCTTCCCAAATACATTTACCAGTTCAGGCTACAGTGAAGCCACCTGGCTACCCTGGAATAGTGTACAGCGCGGATTTGACGGATATCTCCGTTGGGCCTTTGACTGTTGGAACAAAAATCCTAACTTAGATACGCGTTTCGGGACCTGGCTGGCAGGCGATGCATGGTTTATCTATCCGGATGTAAAGACTTCAATCCGTTTTGAAAAACTCATTGAAGGAGTACAGGATGCAGAGAAAATCAGAATTATCCGAGAAAAGCTTAAAAAAGAAGGCAAGACTGCCGAACTTAACAAGTTAGAGTCTGTTATTCAGGAATTCAACAATAAAAATATCCATCAGAATACGATTCATGATCAGGTAATAAAAGCACGTGAATACCTGAATAGCTTATAA